One window from the genome of Pseudoliparis swirei isolate HS2019 ecotype Mariana Trench chromosome 24, NWPU_hadal_v1, whole genome shotgun sequence encodes:
- the LOC130190649 gene encoding E3 ubiquitin-protein ligase SMURF2: MSSQGVRRNGPVKLRLTVLCAKNLAKKDFFRLPDPFAKVVVDGSGQCHSTDTVRNTLDPKWNQHYDLYIGKADSITISVWNHKKIHKKQGAGFLGCVRLLSNAINRLKDTGYQRLDLNKLGPNDNDTVKGQIVVSLQSRDRIGTGGPVVDCSRLFDNDLPDGWEERRTASGRIQYLNHITRTTQWERPTRPASEYSSPSGRPLSCVVDENTPVMTPVNGAEASCPPGEPRIQERRVRSQRHRNYMSRTHLHTPPDLPEGYEQRTTQQGQVYFLHTQTGVSTWHDPRVPRDLSNVNCEELGPLPPGWEIRNTATGRVYFVDHNNRTTQFTDPRLSANLHRVLNPSPNGSRVAMDSQNTNLSHPPPLKDQGGPGVPQQALSPAQLPEEAECLTVPKYKRDLVQKLKILRQELSQQQPQAGHCRIEVCREEIFEESYRQVMKMRPKDLWKRLMIKFRGEEGLDYGGVAREWLYLLSHEMLNPYYGLFQYSRDDIYTLQINPDSAVNPEHLSYFHFVGRIMGMAVFHGHYIDGGFTLPFYRQLLGKPITLDDMESVDPDLHNSLVWILDNDITCVLDHTFCVEHNAYGEIIQHELKPNGQSLPVTEDTKKEYVRLYVNWRFLHGIEAQFLALQKGFNEVIPQHLLKSFDEKELELIVCGLGKIDVADWKSNTRLKHCTLDSNIVKWFWKAVETFDEERRARLLQFVTGSSRVPLQGFKALQGAAGPRLFTIHQIDANANNLPKAHTCFNRIDIPPYESYDKLYDKLLTAIEETCGFAVE, from the exons TCCTGTGTGCAAAGAACCTGGCAAAAAAAGACTTCTTCC GGTTGCCAGATCCTTTTGCCAAAGTGGTGGTGGACGGCTCAGGACAATGCCACTCTACAGATACTGTGAGAAATACGCTGGAcccaaagtggaatcaacattATGATCT ATACATTGGAAAGGCAGACTCGATCACCATCAGTGTATGGAACCACAAGAAGATCCACAAAAAGCAGGGCGCAGGTTTCCTCGGCTGTGTCCGCCTCCTGTCCAACGCCATCAACAGACTCAAAGACACTGGCT ATCAGAGACTGGACCTGAATAAGTTGGGCCCCAATGACAACGATACTGTGAAAGGACAAATAGTCG TAAGTCTTCAGTCCAGAGATCGCATTGGGACAGGAGGGCCGGTGGTGGACTGCAGTCGTTTGTTCGACAATGACTTACCCGATGG ctgggaagagaggaggaccgCCTCTGGAAGGATACAGTACCTGAACCACATCACACGAACCACCCAGTGGGAGAGACCTACGAG GCCGGCGTCGGAGTACTCCAGCCCATCCGGGCGGCCGCTGAGCTGCGTGGTGGACGAGAACACGCCAGTGATGACGCCGGTTAATGGGGCCGAGGCCAGCTGCCCGCCGGGCGAACCGCGGATCCAGGAGAGACGGGTTCGATCGCAGCGGCATCGCAACTACATGAGTcgaacacacctgcacacaccgCCTGACCTGCCCGAGGGTTATG AGCAAAGAACAACTCAGCAGGGTCAAGTCTACTTCCTCCACACACAGACTGGAGTCAGCACCTGGCATGACCCTCGGGTGCCCAG GGACCTAAGCAACGTGAACTGTGAGGAGCTGGGTCCACTGCCACCAGGCTGGGAGATCAGAAACACAGCCACAGGTCGCGTCTACTTTGTCGACCACAACAATCGAACCACACAGTTCACGGACCCGCGGCTATCCGCTAACCTGCATCGTGTGCTCAA CCCAAGTCCAAATGGATCCCGTGTGGCCATGGACAGCCAAAACACTAACCTCAG TCATCCGCCGCCGCTGAAGGACCAGGGTGGTCCCGGCGTCCCCCAGCAGGCGCTGTCCCCCGCCCAGCTGCCCGAGGAGGCCGAGTGCCTGACGGTGCCCAAGTACAAGAGGGACCTGGTGCAGAAGCTGAAGATCCTGCGGCAGGAGCTGTCCCAGCAGCAACCCCAGGCCGGCCACTGTCGCATCGAGGTCTGCCGTGAAGAGATATTTGAG GAGTCGTACCGGCAGGTGATGAAGATGCGTCCAAAGGACCTCTGGAAAAGACTGATGATCAAATTCAGAGGCGAAGAGGGTCTGGACTATGGTGGGGTGGCAAG ggaatGGTTATACCTGCTGTCCCACGAGATGCTGAACCCCTACTACGGCCTGTTCCAGTACTCCAGAGACGACATCTACACTCTACAGATTAATCCGGACTCTGCCGTCAACCCG GAGCACCTGTCGTACTTCCACTTCGTGGGTCGCATCATGGGCATGGCGGTGTTCCACGGCCACTACATCGACGGAGGCTTCACGCTGCCCTTCTACAGACAGCTGTTGGGGAAACCCATCACGCTGGACGACATGGAGTCCGTCGACCCGGACCTCCACAACAGCCTCGTCTGGATCCT GGACAATGACATCACCTGCGTCCTGGACCACACTTTCTGTGTCGAGCACAATGCCTACGGAGAAATCATCCAACACGAGCTCAAGCCCAACGGCCAGAGTCTCCCGgtcacagaggacactaagaagGAGTATGTCAG GTTGTATGTGAACTGGCGTTTCCTGCACGGCATCGAGGCTCAGTTTCTGGCTCTGCAGAAAGGCTTCAATGAGGTCATCCCTCAACACCTGCTCAAATCCTTTGATGAAAAAGAGCTGGAG CTCATCGTGTGCGGCCTGGGAAAGATCGACGTCGCTGACTGGAAGTCCAACACCCGCCTGAAGCACTGCACCCTGGACAGCAACATCGTCAAGTGGTTCTGGAAAGCCGTGGAGACGTttgacgaggagaggagggcccGGCTGCTGCAGTTTGTCACCGGCTCCTCCCGAGTCCCACTGCAAGGCTTCAAGGCTCTCCAGG GCGCTGCCGGGCCCAGACTCTTCACCATTCATCAGATCGACGCAAACGCCAACAACCTGCCCAAAGCCCACACCTG cTTCAACCGGATTGACATCCCGCCCTACGAGAGCTACGACAAGCTGTACGACAAGCTGCTGACTGCCATCGAGGAGACCTGTGGCTTCGCCGTGGAGTGA